In the Nitrospirota bacterium genome, GGGACCTGTCGAAAGCTCGGGCCGGAATCGTCCTTCGTTACTTGACCGAAAAGGGTGCCATCGATTCGGCGAAACTGTCGTCGGTTGGCTATGGGGATACCAAGCCCTTGGCCAGCAATGCCACAGAGCCGGGCAGGCAGAGAAACCGCCGTGTGGACATCGTGCTCTATTCACCTGATTCAGTGAAGGACCCGTCTGCAGCATCGACGAAGCCCGTCGAAACTGGTGAGAACGGCTACAATATGTCCCGCCTCAGTTCAGCGGAGGACGGGACTCCGATCTCTCCAATGGATTCTGCGATTCCAGCGGCTTCAACAGATCCGTCTCTGGCAACCCCCTCATCTGTCCCTACAGATCCTGCAATGGAAACCATTCCAGCATCGACTGACCAGGGCAAGCCAGATCAGACCCCTGCTGCTCCGGCCACGCCATTACAATAGGCTCCCAGAAGGATGGGGGAGGGTTGACGTTGAATCGTCAACCCTCCCCTGCATCCCCTTCCACATCCACACCGTGCCGTCTCTCTCGTTGTTCCCACTTTTCCACTGCTGCTACAATGCCGCATGATTTCGATGCAGGTGCCCCTTCCACCCATAAAGCCTGAGGCCCTTTTCGCAGATGTTATTGTGCCTCGGCATCTGGCAGGTCCGTTCACCTACCGCGTGCCATTATCACTCCGTCCCTCTTTGCGCGTGGGGCACCTCGTACTTGTACCCTTCGGACGATCGATGCTCCAAGGAGCGGTGATCGCCCTCTTCCCTGTTCTGCCCTATAGTCTCGACCCGGCACGCCTCAAGGACATTCACTCATTGCTCCCGGCGGGAGCCGCAGCAGATGTGTCCTCGAACCTGTTTGAACTCTCGCGGAAGATAGCCGAACAATATGTCGCGCCATGGGGACAATGCCTCAGGCTGGTGCTGCCACCAGCACCCAAACCCCAAGCGCAGATCAGCTACTACGAACTGACAGAGCGAGGGAGGGCTGCTCATGCGGCCCGCGAACCCTGTTCGGCAAAAGCGCGGGCATTACTCACGAAGTTGGGGAAACAATCGATCGCACTGCGTCGGCCATCCCGCAGTCCTGTCACAGCTGATCTCTTAGAAGATTTCACGGCTCGCGGATGGGTGGTGGAGAGTCAAGACTTGCCAGCTGCTACGGCGTCACCTCCCTCTCAGCTTTCCCTTCAGGCCGGACAAACCTCTTTCACCATCACCAGCCCACTGTTCCCTGATCCGGCCACAGCTTGGGCCGCACCGTTGTTCCAAGCGCTGAACCGCCAAGAAACTTCTCGGGTTCTGGTCCAGGCTCCCTGGGCCGATCGATTAAGCTTACTGCAGCAATCCATTCGTCTCGTGCTCGACCGTGGGCAAACGGCCCTCATCCTCGTAGGCGAAGCAGAACGGGCCCAATGGATTGCACGCTTGATTCGTGATGACGGGAATGGCATCTCCCCGGTCTGTGTCCATGGCGGTCTTTCAGGCCAAACCAAAGCTGCGCTGTGGGATCAGATTCAGCGGAAGGTCGCTCGAGTCATCGTGGGAACCCGTTCAGCCATCTTTCTCCCAATGACCACCATCGGAGCGATCTGGGTCGAGGAAGAAGAGGATGCGGCATTTAAAGAGGAACAGGAGCCACATTACCATGCACGGGACGTGGCCTGGCTGAGAGCACAGACTGAGCAGACCTTGCTGGTCCTGAGCTCTTCCCATCCCAGCCTTGAGACCAGAGCAGCAGTAGAACAACGCGGCGGCGTAATTTGCAAATTTCTACCACCGGATGCAAGACCGAACATACGGATCGTTGATTTACGCGATCACGGCTACGGCACAGTGCTGAGCCAGCCGCTCATTCGAGCGATCGAGCAGACGATCGGTCGCAAAGCCGGCGTCCTGCTGTTTCTGAACCGGAAGGGTTATGCCGGTGCGCTCGTCTGTCGTGACTGCGGCCAGGTCCCCCGCTGTCCTGCCTGTCGTGTCGCGCTGATGTATTCCCGGCAGGCGGGCCGACTGCACTGCTCCTACTGCGGAACCGTGGCACCCATCCCCGAGACCTGCGGCACCTGCTCCGGCCCTCGCATGCAGTCGATCGGAGAGGGGACGGAACGGGTGGAAGAGGATGCGAAGCGACTGTTTCCCCGGTCAACCGTGCTTCGGCTCGATGGAGATACCATGAAAAGGCCGGCACAAGCCGAGGCCCTCTGGCGGAGGGTCGAACAGGGAGAATGGAATATTATCGTCGGAACACAATTGCTGCTAAGGCATAGACCTCTCACAACCATGGGCCTCGTGGGGATTGTACAGGCAGATGCCGGCCTCAATGTACCGGATTTTCGATCCGCCGAACGGACCTATCACACGCTCCTCGACGCGGTCAGCCTCGCCGCCTCAGCAGAGGCCGGTGGCCAAGTTTTCATACAAACCTCTCTCGCCTCTCATCATGCGATTCAGGCTGTGGTCCAGAACGACGAATCCGTTTTTGTCTCGGAAGAGCTCTCCCAGCGGATGGCCTTGGGATATCCACCGGCGGTCTATCTCATTGCCCTCCTCGTATCTGGGACCGACGAGAACATGGTGCGTAACGCGGCCACAACATGGGTGGCCCGACTTATCGCCTGCGCGTCGCCCTCCGTGGTTGGACAAAGCGCCACGGCCAAAACCCATTCAACGGCTCAACCGATTGGCCGTCCAGACCGTCTCACAGTGCTGGGGCCGGTTCCATCTGCGGTGGCGAAACTCCGGGGACGGTATCGATGGCAGATACTTGTGAAGTCGCTGGAACGGGACGTGGGACTCGACGCGGTACGGACCACGGTGAAGGAACTGGAGCGGACGTATCAGCGCCGGGGGATCAAGTTCGACGTCGACGTCGATCCGATCGAGATGCGCTAGGTGCGATCTTGTTCTGCTGAGGCGGCTCAACGTGTGACACAACTGAATCGCTCATGGGTACGTCGGGTGATGGGGCGACGAGGGGTTGACCGATTCGCTTGAACAGCCCGTAGGAAAAGGTGATCCAAAATATTGCCGAAAAGAGGCCTGTCAGCACAGCCGAGAGGATCGTTCCCATCTGATCGTCGGTCGGCTCTGCCGTGATCGACCGGACCTGCACCATCGTGACGATGGGCCAGGCCAGACTCTCCAGCCCAATCAACAGAGTCGCCCAGGCCCAGACCAGTGCAATGGTCCGCCCCCGCCAGAGGAGAAAGCCTGCAACCGCCCCTACGACGAGCGCAATGCCCCAGAGCGAAAACGAGTCCCACGCCAGCCAGGCACCCGCCGCCACGACAAGACTGCCCAGCAAGGCATTGAATTGAGGGCTCCACCATGTCGTGACCATATTCTTTGCTGTCCTCCGTGGATGATGCGAGAGGCAGTGTGAATTCTGACGACGTGGTTGTCAATGCAGGCGAGTTGAGAAGACGGAGGCTATGGCTGCAACTCGGCTTGGATCGTCTCGACGAGGGTTTTCATCTCAAAGGGCTTCTGAAGGGTACGGTGGGCGCCGAGCATTTTGGCAACGTCGAGAAAGTTGAGAATACCAATCATGTCGCTCCCGCCGGTGATCGCAATGACTTTCACCTTTGGAAATTCACGCCGCAACGTGGCGGTGGTCTCCAGACCATCCTGATCGGGCATCAAAATATCCATCACGACCACGTCGGCGGGGGCCAGCCGATATTGCTGGAGCGCTTCCTTCCCGTCACGCGCTTCCGTGACGTGATAACCGGCCTGCTCCAATGTTTCGCGGATTAATAGACGGATTTGGTCTTCGTCATCGACGACAAGAATAGATGGCATCACATTCCTCGACTTCGGTGAATGACTCTAACCGCGGTTCACCTTACGCAGTATCGTCAGGAGAGAACCGCCTGACTTTATCATCTCCCTGATGGGCGGGCAAACAAACAATGTATCTCGACAGGACGCAACGCCTCGACTAGAGCCGTTTAGCTCCGGCCTGCACCACCTTCTTCGTCAAGCCTGGCGCTTGACGAAGAAGGTGGCAGCTTGGGCGCGCCGTGAGATATGGAGTTTTTGGAACATGTTGGCGAGGTAATTCTTCACCGTCTTGTCGCTGAGTTGCATCGTGGTGGCGATTTCCTTGTTGGTCAACCCTTCCGCTACCAATGCCAGCACGCGCTCTTCTTGAGGAGAAAGAGATTGCCCTTGCACCGGGCCATTCTGCTCGGGCCAAGCCTTAATCCAATTCAGTGCCCGTTGGGTCAATGTTGGATTCAGAATCGATTGTCCGCTGAACACGGTGCGAATCGATCGAACCAACAGGCTGGAGTCGATGTCCTTGAGCACGTATCCCTGTGCGCCGGCCAATACCGCCGCCAGCACGGACTCCTCGTCTGCATACGACGTGAGAAAGATAATCCGTGTCGTCGGATAGCTGGCGAGAATCGCACGGCAGGCGTCGACGCCGGATCCATCGGGAAGTCGCACGTCCATCAGGACGATGTCCGGTCTCAGTCGCTTCACCGTCCGGACCGCAGCGGCCTTGGTGCCTGCCTCGCCGACAACGAGAATGCCGTGATTGTTGTGCAGGACGGTTCGCAGGCCGACACGGACCACTTCGTGATCGTCGACCAGGAGTAGTCGAATCGGCTTGGTTCTAGGGGTGGACATAGGATTCTTCTTTCGGCAAGTCCAGGACGACTCGTGTGCCCCTATCGATTTTCGAGGTGACGGTAAACCGTCCCCCGATCTTCTGCGCCCGCGCAGCCATATTAATCAATCCATGTCCGGTCCCCTTGACGGCCTCCGGACTGAAGCCACGGCCATCGTCGCGAATGCTTAACCGGACACCCTGTTTCAGCATCTTGAGCGATACCCTGGCCTCGTGGGCGCGGCCATGCCGGATGCAATTACTCACGGCTTCCTGGATCACGAGGAGCAGGTGCATCGACTGTTCAGTCGAGATGGCCTGGGCGGCACGGTCCTCGACCGCGAGGCGGACGCGCGTGGCTTGGTGCTGTGTCATGGTGTCCAGCATCTGTTGCAACGCCGTCGGCAAGTCTTTCCCCTTGAGCAGGTCTGAGTCAAGGCCTGCAATGAAGTTCCGGATTTCGTGCATGACGTGGTTTAATTGCGCAATGGCCTGGTCGAGTGAGGGACCGGCCGTCTTGCCGCTCTTCGGAGACATCATCGATTTGGTCGCTTCGAGGCCGAGCCCGACGGCGAAAAGCGACTGGAGGATGCCGTCATGCAGGTCTTGGCTGATCCGCTCGCGTTCGTCCAGGGCGGCGCGGAGATCCCGCTCGCGCCGGCGCAGGGTTTCCTCCATCCGCTTCCGCTCCGTAATGTCCGATGAGGCGCCAAGGACCATGTGTACCCGCCCCTCTTCGTCGAGCATGGGTCGTTTGACGGTCTGGAGCCAGCGGATGTTGCCTTTCGCATCCGTGAGTTGTTCTTCAGGCAGAAAGACCTCCCGGAGCGACTCAAACACTTCACGATCTTTCTGGGAGAAGTAGTCCACCTCTGTGCCATTCGGATTGAAGTGCGCATCCGTCTTCCCTATCAGCTTGTCCACCGTCGTCCCGTAGGCGTCGGCGACCGCCTGATTCACCAATGTGAAACGCCCTTCGCGGTCTTTGGCGAAAATAAAGTTCGGGTCGGTATCGATGATCTGCCGGAGAAAGGCATGGGATCGCCTGAGCTCGTCTTCCGATCGTTTGATTTGCGTAATGTCATGTGCGACGCCGATGATGCCGATCATACGACCTGTCGCATCCCGATACGGCGCTTTCGTCGTCAAGTAGGTAATGCGCTTTCCGTCGACGACCGTGCTTTCTTCCATCGTCTGTGCGGTCCCGGAGGTGAGGATCTGTCGATCGGCGGCTTTGCAGCAGGCGACCAGATCGGCTGGCCATATGGCGTCGTCGCCTTTCCCCACGACCTCCTCGGCCGTCATTCCCACGACGCGGGCGCCGGCATGGTTCATGTGAAGATAGCGCCCCTCCAGGTCTTTCACGAATATGATATCGATGGTGGTCTCCATGATGGCGGAGAGGAGCGCGTGGCTTTTCTTCAGGGCATCCTCTGCTGCTTTCTGCTCAGTGACGTCCTGCCCCACGGTGACCATGCAACGCTTTCCATGGAGCTCGATCAACTCGGCAGAGACTCGGCAATGACGCGGCTCTCCGCTCTTGTCGCGAAGTACGACCTCGGCGTTTTTGATGGTGCCGTGCGTCGTGAGCTGTTCGACGAATTGTCCACGAACCTCAGGCGTTAGCCATAGGTGGAGATCGGCACTGCTGTGTCCGCTGAGGTCTTCCCGTCGGTAGCTGAACAGCTCGAGGGCCGCATCGTTGGCGTCGACGAACAAGCCGGATTCCAGCTCTGAAATCACGACGGGATAGGGACTGGACCGGAACGCTTTGGCAAAGCGCTCTTCGCTCAAGCGGAGGGCTTCTTCAGATTGCTTCCGTTCCGTGATATCGCGTGAGATGCCGATGATGCCAACGATCTTCCCATCGGGATCTCGAAACGGCGCCTTGGTTGTCTGGTAGACGGTGTAGCGGCCGCCGAGCAGGCTTCCCTCTTCGACCGTGACAGGGGCTTCGGATTGCAGCACCTGTTGATCGGCAAGGTGGCAGGATGCGGCCAGTTCCGGCGGCCAGAGGGCGTAATCGGTCCACCCGATCACGTCTGCTAGCGGCATGCCCAGAGCTTGCGCGCCGGCCTGATTCATGTGGAGATACTGTCCCTTGCGGTTCTTCACGAAAATGACGTCGGTCGCCGCATCCATGATGGCTGACAACAAGGCATGGTGCTGTCGCAGGGCTGCTTCGGCGCGCATGCGGTCGGTCACGTCCTCATTCAGGATAATCGCCCCGAGAATCTCTCCTGCCTCGCCGCGAATCGGCACGGCGGAATTTCTGACGCTTCTCCTCGTCCCTGCCGCCGTTTCGATCTCGATCATTTCATTCAACGCGGATCCCCCTCTGGCCATGACGGTTCCGATGGCCCAGCGATGCGGCGATTCGGCATCCCTGTTCGTCGTTTCCCACCACAATTTTCCGGAATCCTGATTCGTGAGCCCGATACGGACGGCGTCGGACCAGATCTGCTTCCCGATCGCATTGCCATAGAGAACCTGCCCACGCGCATCAGTAAACCAGACTCCGACGGGCAGAGTATCGAGCACGGTTCGCAACTGCTGTTCGCTTCGCCGAAGGTCCTGGTGGGCTTGTTTCAATTCGGTAATGTCATCGAAGAAGGCCACCCAATGGGTGATGGCTCCGTCGGCATTCCGCATAGGGGCCGACCAGAGTTTGATGTCGATCAACGACCCGTCTTTCCGGAGCCGTCTCAACTCGAGGCCTCTGGCCCCGCCATCCCGGATCGATTCATTCCATATCCGTTCGGACTCGGCCTCTTCACCAGGAGGAACCCAGGGGAACGATCTCCCCAGCACGTCCGCCTCTGTCCAGCCGAACATGGTCTGAGCCCCGGGATTCCAACTCAACAGCGTCCCCTCCGCATCGGTCGTGACGAGCGCCAATGGGGCGACCTCAATGAGGGCCTTGAGATGGTCACTGGTACGGCACAACTGTTCCTCTGCCCGCTTGCGCTCGGTAATGTCACGCACAAACGCATAGTCGAGCTCCTTGCCTTCGTGCACAATAAAGTTGGCAACGACTTCCACCGGATAGATCTCCCCGGACTTGCTGCGATGCCGGGTTTCAAGACGCAGCAACTTTTTCCGTTTGAACTCTTCCCAGAACGTGGTCCAGACGTCCGGTGAAAAATCAGGATCGATGTCCATCACCGATTTGGTCAGTAATTCCTCTTTCGTATAGCCCAAGCGCTGACATGCCGACTCGTTGACGTCCAGAAAATATCCGTCGCTGCCGATGACGAAAATGAATTCAGTGGCATGATCGACCGCATATTGCGTCGTCCTCAGTCGGTCTTCCACCCGCTTGCGTTCGGTGATGTCGGAGTAGAGGCCGAGAATGGCGGGCTTGCCGTTCCAGGTGATACGGGCGGCTTCGACTTGCACCGGGAGCGTGGTCCCGTCCAGCTTTTGGTAGACACGCTCGGCTCGATGGACCGAGGTTCCGCCAGTGAGCAGCCGTCGCACATTCTCCCGAACCTCCTGGTGGTAATCCGGATGGATGAAGTCGAACGTGGGCCGTTTTAGAATTTCAGCGGGATCCGTGGCTCCCATAAGTTGGGCGCCTGTTTGGTTCACATAAACGGTCCGTCCTTCGGAAAAAACGAACACGCCTGATGGGGAGAGCTCAACCAGGGTTCGATAGCGTACCTCGCTCTCCCGCAAGGCCTCTTCCGCCCGCTTGCGTTCGGTAATGTCGCGCACAAAGGCGCAGTGAAGCTCCTGCCCGTCGTAGGAGAGATAGTTGATCTGTACTTCAACGGGGATCAACTGGCCTGCCTTGGACCGATGGAAGGTCTCAAGGGCCATGGTCTTGCACTGTTGGGTTTCTGCCCAGAATACGGGCCACCCGTCGGCCTGGAAATCAGGATTCAAGTCGTGGATCGTCATCGCGCACAACTCGGCTTTCGAATATCCCAGCATCAGACTTGCAGCCTCGTTCACCTCGATAATTCGAGCCTCGCGATTGATCCAGTAGACTGCGTCCACGGCGTGATCGATTGTGAATTGCGCGAGCCGTAGCTTGCTCTCGGCCCGTTTGCGTTCGGTAATGTCGCGCACAAACGCGCTCAAAACGGGCTGATCTCCGACTTGGGTCGAGGCCATGGCAAACTCTACCGGAAACTCATGACCGTCCCGATGGAGGGCGGAGAACTCAAGTCGCCGTTTCGCTCCAAGGCTTTCCTGGTTCTGCACCACCCGCTGAACTCCGGCGAAATGCGCGTCCCGGAATTGAGGGGGGATGATCGTGTCGCTCAACCCGCGCCCGATCGCTTCATGAGCGGAGTAGCCGAACGTAGCCTCTGCCTGTGGATTCCACCCGACGATGCGGCCGTCCATATCGATGGCAATGATGGCATCCAATGCTGTTTCAACAATCGAACGGCTCCGGGCTTCACTGTCGCGCAATGTGTCTTCTGCCTGCTTGCGCGCGGTGATGTCCGATTCAGAACCGGCCATTCGAAGTGCGGTTCCATCGTCCGCCCAAAGCGCTGCGCCTCGATCCAAAATCCACATATAGGACCCGTCTTTTCTCTGGACCCGATATTCTTCACAAAACTCCGACGCCTGTTTGGTCAAATAGGCGTCGAGACTCCGGAGCACGCGCTCGAGATCCTCTGGATGGATACGGCATTGCCATTCGTCGACGTGATTCGTGATCTCGTGATCATCGAACCCACGTAAGGCCTTCCAGCGCGGGGAAAAAAAGACCTCTCCTGTCGAAATGTTCCAATCCCAGATGCCGTCGTTGCTGCCTTGCAAGGCGAGCTGCCACCGTTCTTCGCTCGAACGAAGCGCCTGTTCAATTGTCTTCCGTTCGGTGATATCGAGGACGGTTCCGGCCATACTGAGCGGGTGGCCGGTGGCGTCTCGATGGACTTCGCCGCGCGCATGCACCACATGCACGGCACTGTTCGGACAGACAATGCGGTACTCCATATCGAAGGGGGTCGTTCCCAGGAGCGCATCGTTGATCGTCGCCAAGACCCGGTCGTGGTCGTCAGGGAGTAATGCGGTCAAGAATGTGTCCAAGCTGGGGGTCGTGGAACCTGGCTCATGGCCGAAGATCCGGTACATCTCATCCGACCAGAGGATCTTGTGGTTGTCGATGT is a window encoding:
- the priA gene encoding primosomal protein N', whose amino-acid sequence is MQVPLPPIKPEALFADVIVPRHLAGPFTYRVPLSLRPSLRVGHLVLVPFGRSMLQGAVIALFPVLPYSLDPARLKDIHSLLPAGAAADVSSNLFELSRKIAEQYVAPWGQCLRLVLPPAPKPQAQISYYELTERGRAAHAAREPCSAKARALLTKLGKQSIALRRPSRSPVTADLLEDFTARGWVVESQDLPAATASPPSQLSLQAGQTSFTITSPLFPDPATAWAAPLFQALNRQETSRVLVQAPWADRLSLLQQSIRLVLDRGQTALILVGEAERAQWIARLIRDDGNGISPVCVHGGLSGQTKAALWDQIQRKVARVIVGTRSAIFLPMTTIGAIWVEEEEDAAFKEEQEPHYHARDVAWLRAQTEQTLLVLSSSHPSLETRAAVEQRGGVICKFLPPDARPNIRIVDLRDHGYGTVLSQPLIRAIEQTIGRKAGVLLFLNRKGYAGALVCRDCGQVPRCPACRVALMYSRQAGRLHCSYCGTVAPIPETCGTCSGPRMQSIGEGTERVEEDAKRLFPRSTVLRLDGDTMKRPAQAEALWRRVEQGEWNIIVGTQLLLRHRPLTTMGLVGIVQADAGLNVPDFRSAERTYHTLLDAVSLAASAEAGGQVFIQTSLASHHAIQAVVQNDESVFVSEELSQRMALGYPPAVYLIALLVSGTDENMVRNAATTWVARLIACASPSVVGQSATAKTHSTAQPIGRPDRLTVLGPVPSAVAKLRGRYRWQILVKSLERDVGLDAVRTTVKELERTYQRRGIKFDVDVDPIEMR
- a CDS encoding response regulator, which translates into the protein MPSILVVDDEDQIRLLIRETLEQAGYHVTEARDGKEALQQYRLAPADVVVMDILMPDQDGLETTATLRREFPKVKVIAITGGSDMIGILNFLDVAKMLGAHRTLQKPFEMKTLVETIQAELQP
- a CDS encoding response regulator transcription factor, whose amino-acid sequence is MSTPRTKPIRLLLVDDHEVVRVGLRTVLHNNHGILVVGEAGTKAAAVRTVKRLRPDIVLMDVRLPDGSGVDACRAILASYPTTRIIFLTSYADEESVLAAVLAGAQGYVLKDIDSSLLVRSIRTVFSGQSILNPTLTQRALNWIKAWPEQNGPVQGQSLSPQEERVLALVAEGLTNKEIATTMQLSDKTVKNYLANMFQKLHISRRAQAATFFVKRQA
- a CDS encoding PAS domain S-box protein, whose amino-acid sequence is MSSADHLSELESLRSQVAALTCQVAERDHAMEAQSRHLEQAMQDLQEQSHLLRTIIEGTAADTGDEFFASLVTHLTATLQVQYAIVGEVVGDETKILRTLAVSVGGVLIENIEYALEHAPCGTGLDSPFWCFEQGVQARFPHFPNLATLGVESHCGVSLKNKAGEVVGLLIVMDTKPLRNSDRLKSLMEVFASRTTAELHRYRAEVAQRDIDRRLQFTQYSVDHAVDGVLWADESQRLVYANEAARRALGYSIEELLALSISDIVPHHDPSRFQQRLDQVKQGTTALYESVHRRKDGTEFPIEVSVIYLEYQGEGYTCGLVRDITERKRVEEERQQALLDRQNIMETIPDILFTLDCAGNLVNWNSRLEAVTGYTSAELMNKPALHFVPAEEQAPTMAAIQQAFTEGYAELLGHLLTKEHCLIPYRWTGALLKNQQGLPIGITGVARDISDMKRAEEALKQQRRHLVDAQALAHLGSWEWDIDNHKILWSDEMYRIFGHEPGSTTPSLDTFLTALLPDDHDRVLATINDALLGTTPFDMEYRIVCPNSAVHVVHARGEVHRDATGHPLSMAGTVLDITERKTIEQALRSSEERWQLALQGSNDGIWDWNISTGEVFFSPRWKALRGFDDHEITNHVDEWQCRIHPEDLERVLRSLDAYLTKQASEFCEEYRVQRKDGSYMWILDRGAALWADDGTALRMAGSESDITARKQAEDTLRDSEARSRSIVETALDAIIAIDMDGRIVGWNPQAEATFGYSAHEAIGRGLSDTIIPPQFRDAHFAGVQRVVQNQESLGAKRRLEFSALHRDGHEFPVEFAMASTQVGDQPVLSAFVRDITERKRAESKLRLAQFTIDHAVDAVYWINREARIIEVNEAASLMLGYSKAELCAMTIHDLNPDFQADGWPVFWAETQQCKTMALETFHRSKAGQLIPVEVQINYLSYDGQELHCAFVRDITERKRAEEALRESEVRYRTLVELSPSGVFVFSEGRTVYVNQTGAQLMGATDPAEILKRPTFDFIHPDYHQEVRENVRRLLTGGTSVHRAERVYQKLDGTTLPVQVEAARITWNGKPAILGLYSDITERKRVEDRLRTTQYAVDHATEFIFVIGSDGYFLDVNESACQRLGYTKEELLTKSVMDIDPDFSPDVWTTFWEEFKRKKLLRLETRHRSKSGEIYPVEVVANFIVHEGKELDYAFVRDITERKRAEEQLCRTSDHLKALIEVAPLALVTTDAEGTLLSWNPGAQTMFGWTEADVLGRSFPWVPPGEEAESERIWNESIRDGGARGLELRRLRKDGSLIDIKLWSAPMRNADGAITHWVAFFDDITELKQAHQDLRRSEQQLRTVLDTLPVGVWFTDARGQVLYGNAIGKQIWSDAVRIGLTNQDSGKLWWETTNRDAESPHRWAIGTVMARGGSALNEMIEIETAAGTRRSVRNSAVPIRGEAGEILGAIILNEDVTDRMRAEAALRQHHALLSAIMDAATDVIFVKNRKGQYLHMNQAGAQALGMPLADVIGWTDYALWPPELAASCHLADQQVLQSEAPVTVEEGSLLGGRYTVYQTTKAPFRDPDGKIVGIIGISRDITERKQSEEALRLSEERFAKAFRSSPYPVVISELESGLFVDANDAALELFSYRREDLSGHSSADLHLWLTPEVRGQFVEQLTTHGTIKNAEVVLRDKSGEPRHCRVSAELIELHGKRCMVTVGQDVTEQKAAEDALKKSHALLSAIMETTIDIIFVKDLEGRYLHMNHAGARVVGMTAEEVVGKGDDAIWPADLVACCKAADRQILTSGTAQTMEESTVVDGKRITYLTTKAPYRDATGRMIGIIGVAHDITQIKRSEDELRRSHAFLRQIIDTDPNFIFAKDREGRFTLVNQAVADAYGTTVDKLIGKTDAHFNPNGTEVDYFSQKDREVFESLREVFLPEEQLTDAKGNIRWLQTVKRPMLDEEGRVHMVLGASSDITERKRMEETLRRRERDLRAALDERERISQDLHDGILQSLFAVGLGLEATKSMMSPKSGKTAGPSLDQAIAQLNHVMHEIRNFIAGLDSDLLKGKDLPTALQQMLDTMTQHQATRVRLAVEDRAAQAISTEQSMHLLLVIQEAVSNCIRHGRAHEARVSLKMLKQGVRLSIRDDGRGFSPEAVKGTGHGLINMAARAQKIGGRFTVTSKIDRGTRVVLDLPKEESYVHP